The genomic interval CGCGGCTGACCTATCTGCTGGAGCCGATCAAGCCGATCGAGCAAGACGCCGACCAGTGCGTGATTCAGATGCGTTCGCTGCCTCCGCAGCGCGAGGCCGACGTCACCAGCTACTATGAAGTGCTGGTGCGTCGCGGCGGCGAGCTGACTCTCTGCCGCTGGATGAAAGCTCCCGGCGACGTGCGCCAGCCGTTGCCCGCCCAGGTGACGCGAGAGGTGTTCCTGCGGCTGGTGGGCGATTTTTCGGCAGCGACGCAGTAGGCAAGCGGCACGCGTAAGCGTGCCGGTGGGTTCTATGTTCGTGCATGGGTCGAGCGTAGAATGGGGTCATGCAAGCCAGTTCATCTCCTGCGATCGAAGCCCCTTGCGCGAACTGTGGCGTATCGACGACCGTAGCGACGGAATACGCGGGACAAATCGGACGGTGCCAGGCATGCGGTGCATCAATGACGGTGCCAGGACGTCCGCGCCTCGCCGTGGCCGCCGACCAGTCGTTTGCGCTTTATGCGATTCGAATCCTTTTGCATCCTGCGCCGTGGTCGCTTGTCGCGGCGCACGCCATTTTGGTTTTGCTGGTGGCGCCGCTTATCATCGCAACGTTCAACACGGAAACCGCATCACTCGGTCTCGGCATCCTGGCGGTTGTCGATTGGCCGGCATTCTGGCTGTGCGACAGGGCAATCGACATTTGGGGACCAATTTCGCCGTGGCGAATCGTGGAAAGGGCCATTTTCGCGGGCTCGTTGCAGTGGTATCTGGTCGGCTTTCTCCCGCTGCTGCTGCTACGGCAAAACGGCAGGAAAAACAGAACTTGATCCCCGATCTCTTCCTCCGACATGCACTCAACGACCGTCAGGATATCGTCGATGGCTGCGCCGACCGGCTGCTTTTGTTGCGATGATGAGGCCCGGTAACGGATCGCCCGCTTGCACTCGGCGCTTAGCCGCCTTCGGCTATTCGTAGTGGAGGCGCAGCCGCGTCGAGCGGAAGCAATTCCTTTAGTTGTTGTTCGTCCATGACGACAATCTCCTAAGAATATCATGGCGCCAGCGGCACCGATTCAGTCTACCCTGGCGCCCGGCACAACGGTAGCTGATTGCCGCCATCTCTCATCCGCGCGGAAACTGCCGGCAATACTCATACAACGCCATGGCGGCGGCCGTCGCCACGTTATACGCATACGGCAGGCCGTAAACGGGAATCTCCACCACCGCGTCGAGCAGCCGCAGAACCCCGTCGTCGAGCCCCTGCCGCTCGTTGCCCAGCACCAGCACGCTACGACGGTCGAAGCGAAAGTCGTAGAGCGACACGGAACCGGTCGCCTGCTCCAGGCCGACCAGCCGATAGCCCTCGGACTTCAACTCTTTCAACGGCGGGGCGAGC from Pirellulales bacterium carries:
- a CDS encoding RNA methyltransferase: MPNFVHERQKPLSPLERPRELIVACAPMRSNVNLSRIARTAGCCGVRQVICCGQAKMIDKIARDSIDDENPAAVEIRIHRTLAPPLKELKSEGYRLVGLEQATGSVSLYDFRFDRRSVLVLGNERQGLDDGVLRLLDAVVEIPVYGLPYAYNVATAAAMALYEYCRQFPRG